The Syngnathus scovelli strain Florida chromosome 13, RoL_Ssco_1.2, whole genome shotgun sequence genome has a window encoding:
- the prrc1 gene encoding protein PRRC1 isoform X4, giving the protein MGNRTDQLADSAPLKVKEMMEESGIETTPPSSPTPPISAAASVSAPPMSIDPSSHLIGAGTSSINASSLPAFSSPVTPPSIFPPPSSLGSPFSTNTSVSVPPLTSSTGPPSFSSGAPPVGPPISNSSMSAGYDITRGHAGRTPQTLLMPTFISPSSIPGVLSNPMVQQPAMTVGLDARSPITFPEEQEDPRVSIDNNGSRGIWGFFKGVAGNPVVKTVLDKTKHSVESMITTLDPGMAPYIKSGGNIDIVVTSTKEINVDSVRDAFQEVFGMAMVTGEVGSSNIAPQPVGYAAGLKGAQERIDSLRRSGVIHEKQPVVSMEKFIAELFPDKWFDICCLILEDPGHNIRLEVFTQATPLALEHVQQDFLCQRPQVVRVGDKISASITLSTGAPPGLRAQSIALHPADA; this is encoded by the exons ATTCTGCTCCCCTTAAGGTTAAGGAAATGATGGAAGAGAGTGGGATTGAGACTACGCCTCCATCCAGCCCTACACCACCAATAAGTGCAGCTGCCTCAGTCAGCGCTCCTCCAATGAGCATAG ATCCATCAAGTCATCTCATCGGTGCAGGCACTAGCTCAATCAATGCTTCTTCCCTTCCTGCTTTTAGCAGCCCCGTGACTCCACCTTCTATATTTCCTCCTCCATCTTCGCTTGGCAGCCCCTTCAGCACCAATACTTCGGTCTCTGTGCCTCCCCTGACCTCTTCCACAGGACCACCATCCTTTTCTTCTGGTGCACCCCCTGTTGGGCCTCCTATTTCCAATTCTTCCATGAGCGCAGGATATGACATCACACGGGGTCATGCTGGTCGAACACCACAGACACTGCTGATGCCAACTTTTATCAGCCCATCCTCTATTCCAG GTGTACTGTCTAACCCTATGGTTCAGCAACCTGCCATGACTGTGGGTTTAGATGCCAGATCCCCAATCACATTCCCTGAGGAGCAAGAGGATCCCAGAGTATCTATAGACAACAATGGCAGTAGAGGAATATGGGGCTTTTTTAAG GGAGTCGCTGGCAACCCTGTTGTTAAAACAGTCCTGGATAAGACTAAACATTCTGTAGAGTCTATGATTACCACTCTAGATCCTGGCATGGCTCCATACATCA aGTCCGGAGGAAACATTGACATTGTTGTGACATCAACTAAAGAGATAAATGTTGATTCAGTCCGAGATGCTTTTCAAGAGGTGTTTGGAATGGCCATGGTGACTGGAGAAGTTGGTTCTTCCAACATTGCCCCTCAGCCTGTGGGTTATGCAGCGGGCCTCAAG ggggctcaggagcgCATTGATAGTTTGAGAAGATCGGGTGTGATCCACGAGAAGCAGCCAGTGGTCTCAATGGAAAAATTTATTGCTGAGCTCTTCCCAGACAA GTGGTTTGACATATGCTGTTTGATCCTGGAGGACCCTGGTCATAACATCCGACTGGAGGTCTTCACCCAGGCAACTCCTCTGGCTCTCGAACATGTCCAGCAG gacttcctctgtcagaggcctcaggtggtgcgtgttggcgacaaaatctccgccagcatcacgctgagcacgggggcccccccagggctgcgtgctcagtccattgctcttcaccctgctgacgcatga